The following are from one region of the Maribacter aquivivus genome:
- the rpsF gene encoding 30S ribosomal protein S6 has protein sequence MNHYETVFILNPVLSDVQIEETVKKFEDFLINNGAKMVAKENWGLKKLAYPIQNKKSGFYHLFEFTNTGEVITPYEQEFRRDERVMRFLTVKLDKHAVAWAEKRRTRNKTAKA, from the coding sequence ATGAACCATTACGAAACTGTTTTCATTTTGAATCCCGTTCTATCTGATGTTCAGATAGAGGAAACAGTTAAGAAATTCGAAGATTTCTTAATTAACAATGGCGCCAAAATGGTAGCTAAAGAGAATTGGGGGCTAAAAAAATTAGCTTATCCTATTCAAAACAAAAAGAGTGGATTTTACCACTTGTTTGAATTTACTAACACTGGTGAGGTAATTACACCTTACGAACAGGAGTTTAGAAGAGATGAACGTGTTATGCGTTTCTTGACCGTTAAGTTGGACAAGCACGCTGTTGCATGGGCAGAAAAAAGAAGAACAAGAAACAAAACCGCTAAAGCTTAA
- the priA gene encoding replication restart helicase PriA yields the protein MANFINVILPIPLEKSFTYSITEEEAALLKPGMRVAVPFGKSKIYTGLVQGIHNNPPEVYEAKEIHELLDEYPIVNEIQLKHWEWIASYYMCTLGEVVRSALPSAFLLESETLVLRNTEYEIDENELLDDEFLVFEALQHQAILKVQEVSSIIDRKNVLPILQRLLEKKVIVLKEEVYDQYKPKLVRYVKLGAEHTSDEKLEELLNSLTRAPKQSQVVLSLFQLQGKSQNPIKVSELEKSSNSSKAVIKSLVDKGILEEYFIKTDRVNYDGDPDNSDTKDLNEYQEIALLDIKTSFKANKVTLLKGVTSSGKTEVYVKLIEECLEKGLQALYLLPEIALTTQLIGRLQEYFGEKIAIYHSKYNVQERVEVWQNVLQAKPKAQLVIGARSAMYLPFSKLGLVIVDEEHESSFKQFDPAPRYHARDAAIVLGHLHKASILLGSATPSVESYYNVQTGKYGYAEITRRYGNVLMPEMELVDIKEASRKRKMKGHFSERLFMEIEETLKEGAQIILFQNRRGFAPLMECLTCGHTPQCPNCDVSLTYHQYRNQLRCHYCGHHTALPEICFACGSPDLDTKGFGTEQIEKEVSALFPEAKVGRMDLDTTRGKHGYEKIITAFEQHELDILVGTQMITKGLDFRNVNLVGVMNADSLLNFPDYRAHERTYQLLTQVSGRAGRTKKRGRVVIQTYNPYHQILKQVTTSDYEGMYTEQLYEREQFKYPPVNRIIKVTFKHKNYNVLNEAADWFAGALRTNFGGTVLGPEYPPVARIRNQYLKHIVIKVQKVHSLAQTKANIRRIEKSFKAVAMYRSVRVIYNVDHI from the coding sequence ATGGCGAACTTTATTAATGTAATATTACCTATTCCGCTAGAGAAAAGTTTTACGTACAGTATAACCGAAGAAGAAGCGGCATTACTGAAGCCAGGTATGCGTGTAGCAGTACCATTTGGTAAATCTAAAATATACACTGGGCTAGTTCAAGGTATTCACAATAATCCGCCAGAAGTCTATGAGGCAAAGGAAATTCATGAGCTATTAGACGAATACCCCATTGTAAATGAGATCCAGCTTAAACATTGGGAATGGATAGCTTCTTATTACATGTGTACCTTGGGTGAAGTGGTACGCAGCGCGTTACCTAGTGCTTTTTTATTGGAGAGTGAAACCTTGGTTCTTAGAAATACGGAATACGAAATAGATGAAAATGAACTTCTAGATGATGAATTTTTGGTGTTTGAAGCGTTGCAACATCAAGCTATACTAAAGGTTCAAGAAGTTTCTTCCATAATAGACCGTAAAAATGTACTGCCAATTCTTCAACGATTATTAGAGAAAAAAGTAATTGTTTTAAAAGAAGAAGTATATGATCAATACAAGCCAAAGTTAGTTAGGTATGTTAAATTGGGTGCAGAGCATACATCAGATGAAAAATTAGAAGAATTATTAAATTCACTTACGAGGGCGCCTAAGCAAAGTCAGGTAGTATTGTCCTTATTTCAATTACAGGGAAAAAGTCAAAATCCGATAAAGGTTTCTGAGCTTGAAAAATCTAGCAACAGCTCTAAAGCAGTAATAAAATCATTAGTCGATAAGGGAATTTTAGAGGAATATTTTATAAAGACCGATAGAGTCAATTATGATGGTGATCCAGATAATTCTGATACTAAGGATTTAAATGAATATCAAGAAATAGCCTTACTAGATATAAAAACTTCTTTCAAAGCCAATAAAGTTACCTTGTTAAAAGGTGTAACATCTTCAGGTAAAACAGAAGTTTATGTAAAACTGATAGAAGAATGTCTTGAAAAGGGGTTGCAGGCATTATATTTATTACCGGAAATAGCCCTAACCACACAACTTATAGGTAGGCTACAAGAGTATTTTGGAGAAAAGATTGCTATTTACCATTCTAAGTATAATGTTCAAGAACGTGTAGAAGTTTGGCAAAACGTTTTACAAGCAAAACCTAAGGCGCAATTGGTAATAGGCGCACGTTCAGCAATGTATTTACCATTTAGTAAGCTAGGGTTGGTAATTGTAGATGAGGAGCATGAGAGTTCTTTTAAGCAATTTGATCCAGCACCAAGATATCACGCTAGAGATGCTGCAATAGTATTAGGTCATTTACATAAGGCAAGTATTCTGTTAGGTTCTGCAACACCAAGTGTAGAAAGTTATTATAATGTACAAACGGGTAAATATGGTTATGCAGAAATAACTAGACGATATGGTAATGTGCTAATGCCTGAAATGGAGTTGGTAGATATAAAAGAAGCTTCTAGAAAAAGAAAGATGAAAGGTCATTTCTCCGAGCGTCTTTTTATGGAAATTGAAGAAACCTTAAAGGAAGGTGCACAAATCATACTTTTTCAGAATAGGCGAGGTTTTGCGCCATTAATGGAGTGTTTAACATGTGGACATACTCCGCAATGTCCCAATTGCGATGTTAGTTTAACTTATCATCAATATAGAAATCAATTACGTTGCCACTACTGTGGTCATCATACGGCATTACCAGAAATTTGTTTTGCATGCGGTAGTCCAGATTTAGATACCAAAGGTTTTGGTACCGAGCAAATAGAGAAAGAGGTTTCGGCATTATTCCCAGAAGCTAAGGTTGGTAGAATGGATTTAGATACTACCAGGGGCAAACACGGTTATGAAAAGATAATTACGGCTTTTGAGCAGCATGAGTTAGATATTTTGGTAGGAACACAAATGATCACTAAAGGTCTTGATTTTAGAAATGTGAATTTGGTAGGAGTTATGAATGCAGATTCTTTATTGAACTTTCCAGATTATCGCGCTCATGAAAGAACCTATCAATTATTAACTCAAGTATCAGGTAGGGCAGGGCGAACCAAAAAAAGAGGTCGTGTTGTTATACAAACCTATAATCCATATCATCAAATATTAAAACAAGTAACTACAAGTGATTATGAAGGTATGTATACTGAGCAGTTGTATGAAAGAGAGCAATTTAAATACCCTCCGGTAAATAGAATTATTAAAGTAACATTTAAGCATAAAAATTACAATGTGCTGAATGAAGCTGCAGATTGGTTTGCAGGGGCATTACGTACTAATTTTGGTGGTACTGTTTTGGGACCAGAATACCCTCCAGTAGCAAGAATTAGAAATCAATATTTAAAGCATATTGTAATAAAAGTTCAAAAAGTGCATTCATTGGCACAGACAAAAGCAAATATTAGGCGAATAGAAAAATCGTTTAAAGCTGTGGCAATGTATAGAAGTGTAAGGGTGATATATAATGTTGACCATATATAA
- a CDS encoding DUF2147 domain-containing protein, translated as MINKSIQLTILFTVFITMSISAQSVFGKWKTIDDRTGLPKGVIEIYKKEGKMYGKVVKILEEGQEGRICDKCDGELKDKPVTGMEIITDGELHDDGEWKGKRLFDPEQAMTFRFKIWLNPENEDELKVRGYLAFIYRTQTWIRVEG; from the coding sequence ATGATAAATAAGAGCATACAGTTAACTATTCTATTCACAGTATTTATTACAATGAGCATTTCTGCTCAGTCGGTTTTTGGTAAGTGGAAAACAATTGATGACCGCACAGGTTTGCCAAAAGGTGTAATTGAAATCTATAAGAAAGAAGGAAAGATGTATGGTAAAGTCGTTAAGATTTTAGAAGAAGGGCAAGAAGGAAGAATTTGTGATAAATGCGATGGAGAATTAAAAGATAAACCCGTAACCGGTATGGAGATTATTACAGACGGCGAGTTGCATGATGATGGAGAATGGAAGGGTAAACGACTATTTGATCCAGAACAAGCAATGACTTTTCGTTTTAAGATATGGTTAAATCCAGAAAATGAAGATGAGTTAAAAGTGCGCGGGTATTTGGCATTTATCTACAGAACCCAAACATGGATACGTGTGGAGGGATAA
- a CDS encoding YihY/virulence factor BrkB family protein, translating into MSLEVEEKLEKIPIVNWLVRLLKQIRLPGFEGLSVYDLIEMYVLGILRGTLSTRASAIAFSLFMALFPLIIFMVTLVPFLVSYISIEHGDFDVQFQLFLESFLPSATGDYFGEVFQQIKDQKRGGLLSSAFLLSIFLIANGVNSIFGGFETSYHIDLTRHFFRQYLYALMVGLILAILIIVGFVAYIYFEFYVLGYLSEFAAKQGGYILGEDEVVGVQIAKILFFIILSYFTTAILYYFGTREGKQAKFFSFGALMTTTLFLLTSYLFGIYVEKFARYNELYGALGGLLILMVYIWLNSNILLLGFELNASLNTLRKITKKNDK; encoded by the coding sequence ATGTCTTTAGAGGTCGAAGAAAAGCTAGAAAAAATTCCTATTGTAAATTGGTTGGTCAGATTGTTAAAACAAATCAGGCTGCCCGGTTTTGAGGGACTTTCCGTTTACGACCTTATAGAAATGTATGTGCTTGGTATTTTAAGAGGTACTTTGTCTACACGCGCTAGTGCTATTGCCTTTAGCTTATTTATGGCGCTATTTCCATTAATCATTTTTATGGTGACTTTGGTGCCTTTTTTGGTGTCGTATATTAGTATTGAACATGGCGATTTTGATGTGCAATTTCAGTTATTTTTAGAGTCATTTTTACCAAGTGCCACCGGCGATTATTTTGGAGAGGTGTTTCAGCAGATTAAAGATCAAAAAAGAGGAGGTCTGTTGTCATCGGCATTTTTACTTTCAATATTTCTAATTGCCAACGGTGTAAATTCCATTTTTGGAGGTTTTGAAACATCGTATCACATCGATCTAACACGACATTTTTTTAGGCAATATTTATATGCCTTGATGGTGGGTTTAATTTTAGCAATTTTAATTATAGTAGGTTTTGTAGCGTATATATACTTTGAATTTTATGTCTTGGGATATTTGTCTGAGTTTGCTGCAAAGCAAGGCGGATATATTTTAGGTGAAGATGAAGTTGTAGGTGTGCAAATAGCTAAAATATTATTTTTTATAATTCTATCTTATTTTACTACTGCTATACTTTATTATTTTGGTACTAGAGAAGGTAAGCAAGCAAAGTTTTTTTCTTTTGGAGCCTTAATGACAACTACCTTGTTTTTATTAACATCATATCTTTTCGGTATTTATGTTGAAAAGTTCGCCAGATACAATGAATTATATGGGGCGTTAGGTGGATTATTAATTTTAATGGTCTACATATGGCTAAATTCTAATATATTGCTACTTGGGTTCGAACTGAACGCATCGCTGAATACATTACGTAAAATCACAAAAAAGAATGATAAATAA
- the nadC gene encoding carboxylating nicotinate-nucleotide diphosphorylase: MISEEQFKEEITLIIANAIREDVGDGDHSSLACIPDTATGKAKLLVKDEGIIAGVDFAELVFYFVDPNLKIEVLIKDGTPVSHGDIVFYVEGSSQSILKAERLVLNAMQRMSAIATKTHMFVNLLKGTGTKILDTRKTTPGIRALEKWAVKIGGGENHRFALYDMIMLKDNHIDFAGGITKAINKTKNYLKETGRDLKIIVEARNLDEIKEILETEGVYRILIDNFNYEDTRKAVKLIGNTCLTESSGGINEKTIRDYAECGVDYISSGALTHSVYNLDLSLKAV; this comes from the coding sequence ATGATTTCAGAAGAACAATTTAAAGAAGAGATTACATTAATCATAGCAAATGCCATTCGTGAAGATGTTGGTGATGGTGATCATAGTTCGTTGGCATGCATTCCTGATACTGCTACAGGTAAAGCAAAATTATTAGTAAAAGATGAAGGAATCATTGCCGGAGTAGATTTTGCAGAACTCGTATTTTATTTTGTTGATCCTAATTTAAAGATAGAAGTGCTGATAAAAGATGGTACGCCTGTAAGTCACGGTGATATCGTGTTTTATGTAGAAGGCAGTTCACAAAGCATATTAAAAGCTGAGCGTTTGGTATTGAATGCAATGCAAAGAATGAGTGCCATTGCTACCAAGACCCATATGTTCGTAAATCTTTTGAAAGGTACCGGTACAAAAATTCTAGATACCAGAAAAACAACACCAGGTATTCGTGCGCTAGAGAAATGGGCGGTAAAAATTGGTGGTGGAGAAAATCACAGATTCGCATTGTACGATATGATTATGCTAAAGGATAACCATATTGATTTTGCTGGCGGAATTACAAAAGCAATCAACAAGACTAAAAACTACTTAAAAGAAACGGGTCGTGATTTAAAGATTATTGTAGAGGCAAGAAACTTAGACGAAATCAAAGAAATTTTAGAGACAGAAGGTGTGTATAGAATATTGATTGATAATTTCAATTATGAAGATACACGCAAGGCTGTAAAATTAATAGGTAATACCTGTTTAACAGAATCTTCGGGCGGTATTAATGAAAAAACGATTAGGGATTATGCAGAATGCGGTGTAGATTATATTTCTTCGGGTGCATTAACACATTCGGTTTATAATTTAGATTTGAGTTTAAAAGCGGTATAG
- the rlmH gene encoding 23S rRNA (pseudouridine(1915)-N(3))-methyltransferase RlmH, producing MTIKLLAIGKTDSSQLQELIEVYQKRLQHYINFEIELIPDLKKTKNLSEDQQKDKEGELILKRLAPTDVLILFDEKGKQYTSVEFSTFLQKKMNSGIKQLVFLIGGPYGFSNEIYSKASGKISLSKMTFSHQMVRLFITEQIYRAYTILKNEPYHHQ from the coding sequence ATGACTATAAAACTTTTAGCTATTGGCAAAACAGATAGCTCTCAACTACAAGAACTCATTGAGGTATATCAAAAGCGATTACAGCATTACATCAATTTTGAAATTGAACTAATACCTGATTTAAAAAAGACCAAAAACTTATCTGAAGACCAGCAGAAAGATAAAGAAGGCGAACTTATTCTTAAGAGACTAGCACCTACAGATGTTTTAATTCTTTTCGATGAAAAAGGAAAACAGTATACGTCTGTTGAATTTTCTACCTTTTTACAAAAGAAAATGAATTCGGGTATAAAACAGTTAGTTTTTTTAATTGGAGGACCTTACGGATTTAGTAATGAAATCTATTCAAAAGCATCTGGAAAAATAAGTTTATCGAAAATGACCTTTTCTCATCAAATGGTACGCTTATTTATAACTGAGCAAATTTATAGAGCATATACTATTTTAAAAAACGAACCCTATCACCATCAATAA
- a CDS encoding type IV pili methyl-accepting chemotaxis transducer N-terminal domain-containing protein — translation MWKKILSKLKSGKSFNNYYLLVFTVIVLTIVIQSIIQFSLARQRQDALRINVAGRQRMLSQSIVKSVYECRYGTCDYGKLRLAMNKFSNSNISLQKGNDATGIPKLDNVEIQKNFDRLQPYLNFILETTNDFNQLKSIDLEKLSAASDQFLIIMDTIVGQLQKASEEDVETLMVIELELAVFSLLILIIEIFFFINPSIKKMAIQNQKLKEIAWHQTHAFNSHMKNIKNYNHVLKIEKNVEHKEELISFLMEELTDLEGVSENMVKSLEKQA, via the coding sequence ATGTGGAAAAAGATTTTATCGAAATTAAAATCTGGTAAAAGTTTCAATAACTATTACCTGCTGGTTTTTACTGTAATTGTATTGACGATTGTAATACAGTCTATAATACAATTTTCCTTAGCTAGACAGAGACAAGATGCATTAAGAATTAATGTGGCGGGTAGGCAAAGAATGCTGTCTCAGTCCATTGTAAAAAGTGTTTATGAATGCAGGTATGGCACTTGTGATTATGGGAAATTACGATTGGCGATGAATAAATTTTCTAATTCAAATATTTCGTTGCAAAAAGGTAATGATGCGACAGGAATACCAAAATTAGATAATGTCGAAATTCAAAAAAACTTTGATCGATTACAACCATATCTAAATTTTATTTTAGAAACAACTAATGATTTTAATCAATTAAAATCTATTGATTTAGAGAAGCTATCAGCTGCATCAGATCAGTTTTTAATAATTATGGATACCATTGTGGGGCAATTGCAAAAGGCTTCAGAAGAAGATGTTGAAACGTTAATGGTCATAGAATTAGAACTTGCAGTGTTTTCTTTATTGATTTTAATAATCGAGATTTTCTTTTTTATTAATCCTTCTATAAAAAAGATGGCGATTCAAAATCAGAAATTAAAAGAGATTGCATGGCATCAAACACATGCTTTTAATTCTCACATGAAAAATATAAAGAACTACAACCATGTGCTTAAGATTGAAAAAAATGTAGAGCATAAAGAAGAGCTCATCTCTTTTTTAATGGAAGAACTTACTGATCTAGAAGGTGTTTCAGAGAATATGGTAAAATCACTTGAGAAACAGGCATAG